The Mucilaginibacter yixingensis genome window below encodes:
- a CDS encoding Gfo/Idh/MocA family protein, with amino-acid sequence MSEFNLDLKIAAQMPRRKDWRIGTIGSGAIIKGCHQVAYRNAGFNSYGIASLHRPQSEEVAAEFNIPNVYDTWQELIKDPEVEILDIAVPPDVQLEIVREAVKEKSHIKGILCQKPLAMNLDEANQIVLLCEEAGIKLSVNSNMRYDQSIRALKTLLDHNYFGEIVLATIDMRAIPHWQEFLKKYDRLEMLNMGIHHIDTFRYLFGDPEKVTAITRPDPRTKFNHIDGITQYTFQYANGIMASSLDDVWAWQGEGTQKDMYIRWRVEGLDGMATGEIGWPKFPEKGLSTLKFTSRKHPDQWIEPTWDTVWFPDAFEGTMASLLCAVEDDTLPEINGRDNLHTMATIDALYLSIKEERTVKLSETLQNLK; translated from the coding sequence ATGAGTGAATTTAATTTAGATCTCAAAATTGCGGCGCAAATGCCCCGGCGTAAAGACTGGCGGATAGGCACCATCGGTTCGGGAGCCATCATCAAAGGCTGCCACCAGGTGGCTTATCGCAATGCCGGCTTTAACTCTTATGGCATTGCATCGCTGCACCGCCCACAGTCTGAAGAAGTTGCCGCCGAGTTCAATATCCCCAACGTGTATGACACCTGGCAGGAACTGATCAAAGACCCCGAGGTTGAGATTCTGGACATAGCCGTTCCACCCGATGTGCAACTGGAAATTGTGCGCGAGGCCGTAAAAGAGAAAAGCCACATCAAAGGCATTCTGTGCCAAAAACCGCTGGCTATGAACCTGGACGAGGCCAACCAGATTGTACTGCTGTGTGAAGAGGCCGGCATCAAGCTATCGGTTAACAGCAACATGCGTTATGATCAATCTATCCGCGCACTGAAAACCTTGCTGGACCATAATTACTTTGGCGAGATCGTGCTGGCTACTATTGATATGCGCGCCATACCGCATTGGCAGGAGTTTTTGAAGAAATATGATCGTCTGGAGATGCTCAACATGGGTATCCACCACATTGATACCTTCCGCTACCTGTTCGGCGATCCGGAGAAAGTTACGGCCATTACCCGCCCTGACCCTCGCACCAAGTTCAACCATATCGACGGCATCACGCAATATACTTTCCAATATGCCAATGGCATTATGGCAAGTAGCCTGGATGATGTATGGGCATGGCAGGGCGAGGGCACCCAAAAGGATATGTACATCCGCTGGCGGGTAGAAGGCCTGGACGGCATGGCTACCGGCGAGATTGGCTGGCCAAAGTTCCCCGAGAAAGGGTTGAGCACGCTAAAATTTACCAGTCGCAAACACCCTGACCAATGGATTGAACCTACGTGGGATACCGTTTGGTTCCCCGATGCATTTGAAGGCACCATGGCCTCACTGCTGTGCGCAGTAGAGGATGACACGCTGCCCGAAATTAACGGCCGCGACAACCTGCACACTATGGCTACTATTGATGCGCTGTACCTCTCCATCAAAGAAGAAAGAACCGTAAAACTATCAGAAACACTGCAAAACCTTAAATAA
- a CDS encoding helix-turn-helix domain-containing protein translates to MDLKQFKHCGLNVTLGMLAGKWKPIILFYLFHNDQMRFTELWRVIPKVTKKVLLEQLKDLEANQLVIREERHTFPPEVYYGLSMQGKALGPALAALENWANEYVPTQVEAMRKATKPINK, encoded by the coding sequence ATGGATTTAAAACAGTTTAAACATTGTGGACTGAATGTAACGCTTGGTATGCTGGCTGGAAAATGGAAACCCATTATCCTTTTTTACTTGTTCCATAACGATCAGATGCGCTTTACCGAACTGTGGCGGGTAATTCCAAAAGTGACGAAGAAGGTATTGTTAGAGCAATTGAAAGATCTTGAAGCCAATCAATTGGTTATACGGGAAGAGAGGCATACTTTCCCGCCAGAAGTTTATTATGGATTGTCAATGCAAGGCAAGGCATTGGGTCCGGCGTTGGCCGCTTTGGAAAACTGGGCTAACGAATATGTACCCACGCAGGTAGAAGCAATGCGAAAAGCCACAAAGCCCATCAATAAGTAA
- a CDS encoding sugar phosphate isomerase/epimerase, with amino-acid sequence MISVGIFNGYYPYTLEETIAKVKKDGFNCIQLDLSFKDFDLNDPHTLPQTLTVEKARTIRNAFRDANIEIVAISGYTNLISPDPEKKRKNIEYVKTLLKFAREFGTPYVISETGTYEPSSDWVFHEKNATEEAFQEIKEVIQELADFAYAHDAVFLVENYVNNVVGSVDQLLRLFREVDHPGVGLLMDPTNYFNGHNIKDVDGELYRIFNALQDKIKIAHAKDIKRAENAQEKHAAIDAVESHTFRGAGDVELPAAGLGVLNYELYLKLLSKKHPNIPIIIEHLDEEDIPRAKRFVDDTLKKIGA; translated from the coding sequence ATGATCTCAGTAGGCATTTTCAATGGATACTATCCATATACTTTAGAAGAAACCATTGCCAAAGTAAAAAAAGATGGCTTTAACTGCATCCAGCTCGACCTGAGCTTTAAAGACTTTGATCTGAATGATCCGCATACGCTGCCACAAACTTTAACGGTAGAAAAAGCACGCACCATCCGCAACGCCTTCCGCGATGCAAATATTGAGATTGTGGCTATCTCAGGCTATACCAACCTGATCTCGCCAGATCCGGAGAAAAAGCGCAAGAATATTGAGTACGTAAAAACCCTGCTGAAGTTTGCGCGCGAGTTTGGTACTCCATACGTCATCAGTGAAACCGGCACCTACGAGCCAAGCAGCGACTGGGTTTTCCACGAAAAAAATGCTACCGAAGAAGCTTTCCAGGAGATTAAAGAGGTAATTCAGGAACTGGCTGATTTTGCCTACGCGCATGATGCCGTTTTTCTGGTAGAAAATTATGTAAACAACGTGGTAGGCAGCGTAGACCAACTGCTGCGCCTGTTCAGAGAGGTGGACCATCCCGGTGTTGGCCTGCTGATGGACCCGACCAACTATTTCAACGGACACAATATTAAAGATGTTGACGGCGAGCTGTACCGCATCTTTAATGCCCTGCAAGACAAAATCAAGATAGCCCACGCCAAAGACATTAAACGGGCCGAAAATGCCCAGGAAAAACACGCTGCTATTGATGCGGTAGAATCGCACACCTTCCGCGGTGCAGGCGATGTAGAGCTGCCAGCTGCTGGTTTAGGCGTACTGAACTACGAGCTGTATCTGAAACTGTTGTCAAAAAAACACCCGAATATCCCGATCATCATTGAGCATTTGGACGAGGAAGACATCCCACGCGCCAAACGTTTTGTTGATGATACGCTGAAAAAGATAGGGGCGTAA
- a CDS encoding DUF5690 family protein, with translation MQFKEKLRTRVAQWHYSGLTIMAAIASFGTYTCMYSMRKAFTAATFSGHEYWHIDYKVWLVIVQVLGYTISKFYGIRYVAEVKQANRGRSILLFIGVAWLALLGFALVPPPYNIIFLFINGLPLGMIWGLVFGYIEGRRSTEFMAAVMAISLIFASGFVKFVGRTLMNVFHVSEFYMPFLTGALFVLPLVVFMFCLEIMPPPNDEDKRLRTERAPMSAEERRQFVIRFFPGILLAVITYLMLNIMRDVRDNFEVEIWAGMGIKTPSLYASIDSIIAVTVLVALGLLILVKRNLLAFSIIHIMMIAGFVMVGVGTVLYNNHQISPVTWMTIAGLGLYMGYVPYNSVFFDRMIAAFNYRSNVGFLICIADAIGYLGSVAVLLAKELGISSISWLNFFNAGTIVVAVVGGVAAVLSLIYFLQNANATRSDKSTAQTTTNQPASVEMI, from the coding sequence ATGCAATTCAAAGAGAAACTCCGTACAAGGGTGGCCCAATGGCACTACTCAGGTTTAACCATAATGGCGGCCATCGCCTCGTTTGGTACCTATACCTGTATGTACTCTATGCGCAAGGCATTTACCGCCGCCACTTTTAGCGGGCACGAGTATTGGCATATAGATTATAAAGTTTGGTTGGTTATTGTGCAGGTGCTAGGCTATACTATCAGCAAGTTTTATGGCATCCGTTACGTGGCAGAAGTTAAGCAGGCTAACCGGGGCAGAAGTATTTTGCTGTTTATTGGCGTTGCCTGGCTGGCTTTGCTGGGGTTTGCGTTGGTGCCGCCGCCTTATAACATCATCTTTTTGTTCATCAACGGCCTGCCACTGGGGATGATCTGGGGCCTGGTGTTCGGTTATATCGAGGGCCGTCGCTCTACCGAGTTTATGGCTGCGGTGATGGCCATCAGCCTCATCTTTGCTTCGGGCTTTGTAAAGTTTGTTGGCCGCACGCTCATGAACGTTTTTCATGTGAGCGAATTTTATATGCCTTTTCTTACCGGGGCATTATTTGTGTTGCCGCTCGTCGTGTTTATGTTTTGCCTGGAGATTATGCCTCCACCAAACGATGAGGATAAACGCCTGCGCACCGAACGCGCCCCAATGAGCGCCGAAGAACGCCGCCAGTTTGTTATCCGCTTCTTCCCGGGTATTCTACTAGCCGTAATTACCTACCTGATGCTGAACATCATGCGCGATGTACGCGATAACTTTGAGGTAGAGATCTGGGCCGGAATGGGCATTAAAACCCCATCGTTATATGCCAGTATTGATAGTATTATTGCCGTTACCGTATTGGTTGCCCTGGGTTTGCTTATATTAGTTAAAAGAAACCTGTTAGCCTTTAGTATTATCCACATCATGATGATTGCCGGGTTTGTGATGGTAGGCGTAGGCACCGTGCTTTATAACAACCACCAGATTAGTCCGGTTACGTGGATGACCATCGCCGGGCTGGGTCTTTATATGGGCTACGTGCCCTATAATTCCGTTTTCTTTGACCGGATGATTGCCGCTTTCAACTACCGCAGTAACGTAGGCTTTTTGATCTGCATTGCCGATGCCATTGGTTACCTGGGCAGCGTGGCGGTTCTATTGGCCAAGGAGTTGGGGATAAGCAGCATCAGTTGGTTAAACTTTTTTAATGCGGGCACTATTGTGGTGGCCGTAGTTGGCGGTGTGGCCGCTGTATTATCGCTAATCTATTTTTTACAGAACGCCAACGCCACCAGGTCAGACAAATCAACAGCACAAACAACTACCAATCAACCCGCTTCGGTTGAAATGATATAA
- a CDS encoding sugar phosphate isomerase/epimerase: protein MEIKFFCPRWGCENVSWDEFCRNVKEAGYDGVEYGIPAESTKEELDEAWSNFEKYGLLAIPQHYSTYDADFDLHLKNYGAWLDMIAPYKALKIDAQTGKDYFSFEQNKKLVERAAEHTRATGVEVYHETHRNKFTFAAHITADYLRRIPELRITLDASHWVNVAESFLQDQQEAMAIAIERAEHIHARVGYQEGPQVPDPAAPEWDEALQHHIAWWDKIIARKRAAGDTLATITPEFGPYPYMVHLPYSQKPISDQWANNVYMMNLLRKRYNG, encoded by the coding sequence ATGGAAATAAAATTCTTTTGCCCGCGCTGGGGCTGCGAGAACGTAAGCTGGGATGAATTTTGCCGCAACGTAAAAGAGGCCGGTTATGACGGCGTTGAATACGGCATCCCTGCCGAGTCAACCAAAGAGGAGCTGGACGAGGCCTGGAGCAATTTTGAAAAATATGGCCTGCTGGCCATCCCGCAGCACTATAGCACCTACGATGCTGATTTTGACCTGCATTTAAAAAACTATGGTGCATGGCTGGACATGATTGCGCCTTACAAAGCGCTCAAGATAGATGCCCAAACCGGTAAAGACTACTTCAGCTTTGAGCAAAACAAAAAGCTGGTAGAACGCGCAGCCGAGCATACCCGTGCCACCGGGGTTGAGGTGTATCATGAAACGCATCGCAATAAATTCACTTTCGCAGCGCATATCACCGCTGATTATCTGAGACGCATCCCAGAACTACGCATCACGCTGGATGCCTCGCATTGGGTAAACGTGGCAGAGTCTTTCCTGCAAGATCAGCAAGAAGCCATGGCAATAGCCATTGAGCGTGCGGAACATATTCATGCCCGCGTAGGCTACCAGGAGGGCCCACAAGTGCCAGATCCGGCTGCACCGGAGTGGGATGAAGCCCTGCAACACCACATAGCCTGGTGGGACAAGATAATTGCCCGCAAACGTGCAGCAGGAGATACACTGGCTACCATTACGCCAGAGTTTGGCCCGTATCCATACATGGTGCATTTGCCATACTCACAAAAACCCATTTCAGACCAATGGGCCAACAATGTTTATATGATGAATCTGCTTAGGAAAAGATATAACGGCTAA
- a CDS encoding phytanoyl-CoA dioxygenase family protein — MKDLKLSTEQKAAYDRDGYLVVKSFLSAEEVGMLYNIATDDDVLKDKAFDFNDQTGKRTKLTLWFTPGDDAYGLLTRSEAMVNAVQDLLGEGQVCHFHSKLMQKEPKVGGAWEWHQDYGYWYKNGFLFPDALISVMLALTEATKQNGCLQVLKGSHKIGRLEHSFAGEQQGADMDFVNVALERFELVHCELEPGDLLFFHPNTLHMSEANLSDKPRWSMISAYNLAYNVPFREKNTSCITPVQTVTNDAVAKSGAKGLSADRDFLSKENEITLNVK, encoded by the coding sequence ATGAAAGATTTAAAATTAAGTACCGAACAAAAAGCCGCTTATGACCGCGACGGCTACCTGGTGGTTAAAAGCTTTTTAAGCGCCGAAGAAGTAGGTATGCTCTATAATATTGCTACCGACGATGATGTGCTGAAGGATAAAGCCTTTGATTTTAACGATCAAACCGGCAAACGCACCAAACTGACGCTGTGGTTCACCCCCGGCGATGATGCCTACGGCCTGCTTACCCGTAGCGAAGCCATGGTTAACGCAGTACAAGACCTGCTGGGCGAAGGCCAGGTGTGTCACTTTCACTCTAAACTGATGCAGAAAGAGCCGAAGGTTGGCGGCGCATGGGAATGGCATCAGGATTATGGCTACTGGTATAAAAACGGCTTCCTGTTTCCTGATGCACTGATTAGTGTGATGCTGGCGCTGACCGAAGCTACCAAACAAAACGGCTGTCTGCAGGTGTTGAAAGGATCGCATAAGATCGGTCGCCTGGAGCACAGTTTTGCGGGCGAGCAACAAGGTGCCGATATGGACTTTGTAAACGTAGCCCTTGAGCGTTTTGAACTGGTACACTGCGAGCTGGAACCCGGCGACCTGCTGTTCTTCCACCCCAACACGCTGCACATGTCTGAGGCAAACCTGTCTGACAAACCGCGTTGGTCAATGATCTCGGCTTACAACCTGGCTTACAATGTGCCGTTCCGCGAGAAGAATACTTCTTGTATCACGCCGGTGCAAACTGTGACTAATGATGCGGTGGCAAAATCAGGTGCGAAGGGCTTATCGGCAGATAGGGATTTCCTATCGAAAGAGAACGAGATTACATTGAACGTAAAGTAG
- a CDS encoding MBL fold metallo-hydrolase has protein sequence MNLQLLRNATLVLSINGKTILIDPMLGKKGSYDPIINTANSIRNPTVDLPINDQALQQLINSTDAVLLTHLHRDHWDETAQQLLPKHIPVYASPIDVNAILQSGFNNVIPVEKEIQVGKVQIIRTDGHHGKGEIETLLGKVCGYVIIYEQQRIYIAGDTIWCDEVAQAIDKYKPNHIILNGGGARFNTGDPIIMDIKDILTVCHYAPIANIYVVHLESVNHITESRADIKAALQANGFEHRAHVPDNGEVFL, from the coding sequence ATGAACCTGCAGCTTTTACGCAATGCCACATTAGTTCTCAGCATCAATGGTAAAACTATATTGATTGACCCCATGCTGGGCAAAAAGGGAAGTTATGATCCTATAATAAACACGGCTAATTCTATCAGAAACCCAACAGTAGATCTGCCGATAAACGACCAGGCGCTTCAACAACTTATTAACAGCACTGACGCCGTTTTATTGACCCATCTGCACCGCGATCACTGGGATGAAACCGCGCAGCAGCTTTTACCTAAACACATCCCCGTATATGCGTCACCGATAGATGTAAACGCCATTCTACAGTCTGGCTTTAATAATGTCATACCTGTTGAAAAGGAAATCCAGGTTGGCAAAGTACAAATTATCCGTACTGACGGACATCACGGAAAGGGCGAAATCGAGACCCTATTGGGCAAAGTCTGCGGGTATGTTATCATTTACGAGCAACAACGCATATATATAGCTGGCGACACCATTTGGTGCGACGAAGTAGCACAAGCTATCGATAAATATAAGCCTAATCATATTATATTAAATGGCGGAGGCGCCCGGTTCAACACCGGAGATCCCATTATTATGGATATTAAAGACATCCTTACCGTTTGCCATTATGCGCCAATAGCCAACATATATGTAGTACATCTTGAAAGCGTTAATCACATAACAGAGTCGCGCGCCGACATCAAGGCGGCATTGCAAGCTAACGGCTTTGAGCATCGGGCCCATGTACCTGATAATGGAGAAGTGTTTTTATAA
- a CDS encoding phosphocholine-specific phospholipase C produces the protein MESRRDFIKKAALLTGAAGLAGVMPAAIAKALAINAAEGSTYLDAEHVVLLMQENRSFDHCFGTLRGVRGYNDPRAIRLANQNPVWLQSNKEGQTYAPFRLDIKNTKATWMHSLPHSWANQVNAHNDGKHDKWLDEKHSSTPEYSHMPLTMGYHNREDIPFYYAFADAFTVCDQHFCSSLTGTNPNRLYFWTGSVRNQLDENARAHVWNEDMDYGTLNWPTFPERLEAAGISWKCYQNEMSIDVGFEGEEDPWLSNFQDNPLEFFGQYNIHLHPKHQAQLRKQQAELPAQIATLKQKLAAQPAGDEATVLQKQLQDKEKQLTDVNQKLADAAKRPFSSLSAHEQNLHKKAFDTNLNDPDYHQLTELSYDDAGQTRKMQVPKGDVLHQFRQDVKNGQLPTVSWLSSPENFSDHPSAPWYGAWYVSEVLDILTQNPDVWKKTIFILTYDENDGYFDHVPPFTAPHPHKTGTGKASEGIDTRPDFVTWEQENERHDFPEKYSRESSIGLGFRVPMVIASPWSKGGWVNSEVFDHTSTLQFLEKFLSHKTGKTVAEPNISDWRRTICGDLSSAFRNQDQQKAANPEFLNKDIFIPGIHKAKFKELPSAYKNFTAEEQQQIRQVQDVNYLPQQEQGVRPSCALPYELYVDGNLSADKKAFNISFKNGKDIFGSKTAGVPFNIYAMGNYQSQADAAKSDPLRTWAYAVKPGDTLNDQWPLDAFETKQYHLRAYGPNGFYREFKGDASNPQVEATVAYERNRISKNQLTGNLVISIKNNDSRPHTVTLTDNAYKTGSKQQTLAAGASANIALPLEKSFGWYDVSLKVNGAELFEQRYAGRVETGKHSQSDPLMGRTV, from the coding sequence ATGGAAAGCAGAAGAGATTTTATAAAAAAAGCGGCCCTGTTAACAGGAGCTGCCGGTTTGGCCGGCGTAATGCCCGCCGCCATTGCCAAAGCCCTGGCCATTAACGCTGCCGAGGGCAGCACTTACCTTGATGCCGAGCACGTAGTACTGCTGATGCAGGAAAACCGCTCGTTCGATCATTGTTTTGGTACCCTGCGTGGTGTACGCGGGTATAATGACCCTCGGGCAATTCGTTTGGCTAATCAGAATCCGGTTTGGCTGCAAAGCAATAAAGAGGGGCAAACTTATGCACCCTTCCGCCTGGATATCAAAAACACCAAAGCCACCTGGATGCACTCGCTGCCGCACTCGTGGGCCAACCAGGTAAATGCCCATAATGACGGCAAACACGATAAATGGCTGGACGAAAAGCACTCCAGCACACCCGAATACAGCCACATGCCCCTCACCATGGGTTACCATAATCGCGAGGATATTCCATTCTACTACGCTTTTGCTGATGCCTTTACCGTGTGCGATCAGCATTTCTGCTCTTCGTTAACTGGCACCAACCCCAACCGTTTATACTTTTGGACGGGTTCCGTACGCAATCAGCTGGATGAAAACGCGCGCGCCCATGTTTGGAACGAGGATATGGATTATGGCACGCTCAACTGGCCGACTTTCCCCGAGCGCCTGGAAGCTGCCGGCATCTCCTGGAAATGTTACCAGAACGAAATGAGCATCGATGTAGGTTTTGAGGGCGAAGAAGACCCATGGCTATCTAATTTTCAGGATAACCCGCTGGAGTTTTTCGGTCAGTATAACATCCATCTGCACCCTAAACACCAGGCGCAGTTAAGGAAACAGCAGGCCGAACTACCAGCCCAAATTGCCACCCTAAAACAAAAACTGGCCGCCCAGCCTGCCGGCGATGAGGCCACCGTGCTACAAAAGCAACTGCAGGACAAAGAAAAACAACTGACCGACGTTAACCAGAAACTGGCAGATGCCGCCAAGCGCCCATTCAGTTCACTGAGTGCGCACGAACAAAATCTGCATAAAAAAGCTTTTGATACCAACCTGAATGATCCAGACTATCATCAGCTGACCGAATTGAGCTATGACGATGCCGGGCAGACCCGCAAAATGCAGGTGCCGAAGGGCGACGTACTCCACCAGTTTCGCCAGGATGTAAAGAACGGGCAGTTGCCAACCGTATCATGGTTGTCATCGCCCGAAAACTTTTCAGACCACCCGTCTGCTCCTTGGTACGGTGCCTGGTACGTGTCTGAGGTATTGGACATTTTAACGCAAAACCCCGACGTTTGGAAGAAAACCATTTTCATCCTTACCTATGATGAGAACGATGGCTATTTTGACCATGTGCCTCCGTTTACTGCGCCACATCCGCATAAAACCGGTACAGGCAAAGCCTCCGAGGGCATTGATACCCGTCCAGATTTTGTGACCTGGGAGCAGGAGAACGAGCGTCATGATTTCCCGGAGAAATACAGTCGCGAGAGTTCTATCGGACTGGGTTTCCGTGTGCCGATGGTGATTGCCTCGCCATGGTCAAAAGGCGGCTGGGTAAACTCAGAGGTGTTTGATCATACCTCTACGCTACAATTCCTGGAGAAATTCCTGTCGCACAAAACCGGCAAAACCGTTGCCGAACCCAACATATCTGATTGGCGCCGCACCATTTGCGGCGACCTGTCATCTGCTTTTAGAAATCAGGATCAGCAAAAGGCGGCCAATCCCGAATTCTTAAACAAAGACATTTTTATACCCGGCATTCACAAAGCCAAGTTTAAAGAACTACCATCGGCCTATAAAAACTTTACGGCCGAGGAGCAGCAACAGATCCGCCAGGTGCAAGATGTAAACTATTTGCCGCAACAAGAGCAAGGCGTCCGCCCATCATGCGCGTTACCCTATGAGTTGTATGTTGATGGCAACCTCTCGGCAGATAAAAAAGCCTTTAACATCAGCTTTAAAAACGGGAAAGACATTTTTGGATCGAAAACAGCCGGCGTGCCGTTCAATATTTACGCTATGGGCAATTACCAGAGCCAGGCCGATGCCGCAAAATCAGATCCGTTGCGCACCTGGGCCTACGCTGTTAAACCAGGCGATACGCTGAACGATCAATGGCCGCTGGATGCATTCGAGACTAAACAATATCACCTGCGCGCTTACGGCCCCAACGGCTTTTACCGCGAGTTTAAAGGTGACGCCAGCAATCCGCAAGTTGAAGCGACGGTAGCTTACGAGCGCAATCGCATCAGCAAAAATCAACTAACGGGCAACCTTGTCATCAGCATAAAAAATAATGATAGCAGGCCGCACACGGTAACGCTGACAGACAATGCTTACAAAACCGGCAGCAAACAGCAAACGCTGGCTGCAGGTGCATCGGCAAACATTGCATTACCGCTAGAAAAAAGTTTCGGCTGGTATGATGTAAGCCTGAAAGTGAACGGTGCCGAACTATTTGAACAACGCTACGCCGGCCGCGTAGAAACCGGCAAACACAGCCAAAGCGACCCATTGATGGGCCGCACCGTTTAA
- a CDS encoding cytochrome b/b6 domain-containing protein, with amino-acid sequence MKAIKEKHSLVMRWTHWVNFPLLGIMIWSGLLIYWANDVYTVTIFGHTFVRFFPEWFYNLLHIPHHLSEGMAFHFLFMWFFTLNGIFYVLYTIISGDWRELWPQKKSFKEAWAVMLHDLHIRKTAPPQGKYNAAQRIAYSAIIIMGLGSVLTGLAIYKPVQINWLLWVMGGYHMARIWHFVLTLGYLFFFLIHIVQVILAGWNNFRSVVSGFEVIEESSPIKTNEAERN; translated from the coding sequence ATGAAGGCCATTAAAGAAAAGCATTCGCTGGTTATGCGCTGGACCCATTGGGTTAATTTTCCGTTGCTGGGTATCATGATCTGGAGCGGACTGCTAATCTATTGGGCTAATGACGTTTATACCGTCACCATCTTTGGCCATACCTTTGTTCGCTTTTTTCCGGAGTGGTTCTATAATTTATTGCACATTCCGCACCACCTGTCAGAGGGCATGGCTTTCCATTTTCTTTTTATGTGGTTTTTCACGCTCAACGGCATCTTTTACGTGCTTTATACCATTATCTCTGGTGATTGGCGCGAGCTCTGGCCACAGAAAAAGTCATTTAAAGAAGCATGGGCGGTTATGCTGCATGATCTGCATATCCGTAAAACAGCGCCCCCGCAAGGCAAATACAATGCAGCACAGCGCATCGCCTATTCCGCAATTATTATCATGGGGCTGGGTTCTGTGTTAACCGGCCTGGCTATTTATAAGCCAGTTCAAATCAACTGGCTGCTTTGGGTAATGGGCGGCTATCACATGGCCCGCATCTGGCATTTCGTGCTGACACTTGGGTACCTGTTCTTTTTTCTGATCCATATTGTGCAAGTTATCCTTGCCGGCTGGAATAATTTCCGGTCGGTAGTTTCAGGATTTGAGGTTATTGAAGAATCATCACCAATAAAAACCAATGAAGCAGAAAGGAATTAA
- a CDS encoding molybdopterin-dependent oxidoreductase, with the protein MKQKGIKKPLTVEQQIKRRNFLSFGVFGLLGATAYGGWRWLYNAPAETPGVTAGARLPLRRALNKTELFFRRLVFNETHLVKTYPVEMATKNVRHNEDIGAEGEIDAGAWRLEVIKKDGSRLNVSLPEIQALPKTDLVFDFKCVEGWDQIQHWGGVRFIDFINHFGLQEEIKMDYVGLMTPDKGYYVGLDTSSAIHPQTLLAYEMNGKPLPTQHGKPLRLIIPVKYGIKNLKRIGTITFSNQRPPDYWAEHGYDYYSGL; encoded by the coding sequence ATGAAGCAGAAAGGAATTAAAAAGCCGCTTACCGTTGAACAGCAGATCAAACGCCGGAATTTCCTGTCGTTTGGCGTGTTTGGATTGCTGGGCGCCACTGCTTATGGGGGATGGAGATGGCTGTACAATGCACCAGCGGAAACACCGGGTGTTACCGCTGGTGCCCGCTTGCCATTACGGCGGGCCCTAAATAAAACAGAGCTCTTTTTCCGTCGCCTGGTTTTTAATGAAACCCACCTCGTTAAGACCTATCCGGTGGAAATGGCCACCAAAAATGTGCGTCATAATGAGGATATCGGCGCAGAAGGAGAAATTGATGCAGGCGCCTGGCGGTTGGAGGTGATAAAAAAAGACGGCAGCCGTTTAAATGTCAGTTTGCCGGAAATACAGGCGCTACCAAAAACTGATCTTGTTTTTGATTTTAAATGTGTAGAAGGCTGGGACCAGATCCAGCACTGGGGAGGCGTTCGCTTTATCGATTTTATCAATCACTTTGGCTTGCAGGAAGAGATCAAGATGGATTATGTGGGCCTGATGACACCCGATAAGGGATATTACGTTGGCCTTGATACATCCAGCGCTATACATCCCCAAACATTACTTGCTTATGAAATGAACGGCAAGCCTCTGCCTACCCAACACGGGAAACCCTTGCGGCTAATTATCCCGGTAAAGTATGGCATCAAGAACCTAAAGCGAATAGGCACCATCACTTTCAGCAATCAGCGACCACCAGACTACTGGGCAGAACACGGTTACGATTATTATTCAGGCCTTTAG